The sequence below is a genomic window from Nostoc flagelliforme CCNUN1.
CTTGATGTCCTCTAATACCTTCTAAACTAAAAATATTGGTTCTAGCACCAATCTCTTCCAAAGATGGTCGACGCAAATCATTTTTCAATTTGGGATGTCCCAGCAGCACTACAGATAAAGTGCAACCATTCTGGCGTACCAATTCAATTAAACGCTTAATTTTGACTAACGTACCGTGATGAATGTCATGAGCTTCATCCACAAAAAGCACTACAGGCTTACGGCATTTTTGAATTAAAGCTAAGAATTTTCGTTCTCTGAGTTCTGGTTGGGTCGGTGGTTTAGCGTCCTTTTCTGTACTTAAATCGCAAAACAAAGCACTCATCAAAACCCCGACACTGACCTTATCTTTGTCAATTGCAAGGCAACGAGAAATAATAATGTCTTTTTCGGAGGACAATTCTAATTGCAGTCGTTGTAAAGTCGTTGTTTTACCACAACCAACAACACCTGTTAGAGCAATCAAACGACCTTGCCTAATTTGGGGTTTGAGTTCTTTGAATAGATTTGTCTGTTCTTGGGTCTCAAAATAGCCCACATGATCTAAGGTACGTTTAAGTCCAAAATAAGTCATGACATCACTCAACATGGCTCGTACCTGATAATGGGTTAAAGAAATCTCGAATTTGTTTCATTACCTCCTGCTTATTGAGAGTAGACACCAGAACCGCATTAATATAAGCCATTTGTTCAGGGGTGAGTTTGGCTAATGGGCGTGCCAAATAATCGGCGATCGCTAATTTGGCTGCAATCACCGTGCTGAATGTCAGTTCTTGAAATGGATTGGGGTCTACAAAAGGCTGCACCTTTAGTTGGGTTGTACTACTCCCGAATTCAGGCGGGTTGCCTTTACCAATCACAGAGTTCGGTAAAGACAACTGTTTAGCCAAAGATTCAATTCGGTCAGCCCGTTTCTGTGTTCGTGTTTTCTTAAAACTACGGTAGCGATGTAGGGGGATTGGGCCATCCACAGGCAGAAACGGCCCATAGCGACGTTCACCATGTTCTACGTACAGTTCGTTATCGAACAAGCCCCACCACAGAACTACAGTTTCTCCAGCCAAAT
It includes:
- a CDS encoding ExeA family protein, encoding MLSDVMTYFGLKRTLDHVGYFETQEQTNLFKELKPQIRQGRLIALTGVVGCGKTTTLQRLQLELSSEKDIIISRCLAIDKDKVSVGVLMSALFCDLSTEKDAKPPTQPELRERKFLALIQKCRKPVVLFVDEAHDIHHGTLVKIKRLIELVRQNGCTLSVVLLGHPKLKNDLRRPSLEEIGARTNIFSLEGIRGHQVEYIKWLLSECIHDDYLPEDLITNEAIAFLAERLTTPLQIEHYLQRAFEDAYQAATKPVTLGMAEAVLTVGLNDLEPRLIRHGYTKTVLAELLNIRVSEVNSFLHAQLPPGRTQDLRDQMLKIGIPLYASEGN